TCAGAAGAGTATCCTATACTTATTCCGATATACTGACAGAAACTGTTGAGGTTACAATTTGTGAAGGTGAAAATAAAAAAATAAAAATAAGTTAAGATAGAAAGGGCAGAAATTTTAGATCTGTCCTTTTTATTATGAAACTATAATATAAAATATAAAAATTGTGATATAATAACTTTTAAGATAAAAAAATATAGAAAGGTGATGAATATGAAGAAAAAGTTGACTATTTTGATTGTGGCAATTTTAATATTAGGTAGTGCCTCTATTATTAAGTCTATAGAATCAGATAGAAAGAGCAACGAAAAGATTGTAAAAGTGGATGAGGATGGGGCAGAGAAAACTGATATAGATTCAAAAAGTCAGCTTGAAAGCAAATGGGAAATGAGTCCCAAAGATGATGTAGATAAAAACCAAGTCAATAGAGATAAAAATCCCCGCGTATTAGAAGGACGATATATTGGTGAAGCTTTAGATCGAGTTAATGATAAAGGTGAAATAAATATATATTCAGAAAAAGATAATAATAGTCAAGTTATACATATATTAAAAGATTATGATAAGGTGGTCTTACTTGAGACATTACCTTATGGTTGGTTTAAGGTCAAGCTAGAAAATGGACGGGTTGGTTATGTAGATGCTAGGTATATAAGGGCTAAGGAGATCCCTCCTCATGATTATGACAAAGATTCTGAAGAGTGGGTAATCGTCTTTTCAGATGAAAATCAAAGTGTAGATATATATAAAAAAGGTGAATTAGTAGAAAAAAGCTTAGCTTCTGGCGGAACATGGGATAGCTTTACTCCTAAAGGTGTTTTTGAAATAGAATCTGGCAGAAGGGGAGAATGGTTTTTTGCAGAAAGGTTTATGCAGGGTGGAAAATATTGGGTAGGCTTTAGGGATTCTTATTTATTTCATTCCCTTCCTTGTAATGAAGATCAGATAATAATAAAAGAGGAAGCTAATAAGCTAGGTCAGCCTGCAAGTCATGGCTGTATTAGATTACCCGAAAAAATAGCTAAGTATATTTATGATAATGTACCTGATGGCTCCTTAGTTATTATAGAATAGGAAATAGAACACTTATATAAAAAAAGTATCGATTTAAGTCGATACTTTTTCGTTTTTATTGTAAATAGGGAATTGGGCTAGGCATTTAGCCTAGCCCAATTACGGGGAAGAAAGACCACTTGGAAGTCTTCTCATCTTATTATACATATAATTATCAAATATTGTAAATAGGTCTCTAGTATTAGATTATATCCTCGTATATTGACTAGTTTAGTATTATTCTGCGTTTTTAAAAAAATATATAATTTTTCTATTTAATAATTTTTTTGGACATTAATACATATATCTTTTCATAGGATAATATTAAGGTCTATTAATAGAGGGGGGGAAGTTTATGGCTATAAAACTAGTCAAGGATATATTAAAAGTAAATGAAGTAAAAGGAAGAGAACGGGTGGAGACTTTAGTAGAAACAGATATGTACTTAAATCGTACAAAGCCAGAGATAGAAGAAATTCTTTGGACAGATGGTAAAGCTGAGATCATGAATGTAAAAATATTTCAAAATAAGGTTTTAATATCAGGCATAATAAGATTGAATACTATTTATAAATCGAAAGAAGATACCTTTAGGATATATAGTGCAGAAACTACTAAAGATTTCAGTGAAGAAGTAGAAATAGAAGGTATAAATGAAGATATGTCTAGCGAGGTAAAAGTAAACTTAGAGTATATAGAAAATGAACTCGTAGATGAAAGAAAAATATTATTACAAGCCTTAGTAAATATTGATGTAAAAATTGAGTTCACAAATTCAATTGAAATAGCGAAAAGTATTGAGGGAGAAGAAGGTCTCCAAGTTTTAGAGGAAAATGTAAACTATAAGGAAACTTTAGCTTCCAATGAGTCCAGCGTATTAGTAAAAGAAGCTTTTGAACTAGAAAGTCATATGCCAGATATAGAAGATGTATTAAAATTACAGTTTCAGGTTTTTGAAGAAGAAAGTAAAATAGTAGAAGATGGCTTAATGGTAGCAGGTATTGTAAAATCTACATTTATTTATTTAGGTGGAGAAAAATTAAATTCAATAGAAGAGGAAATGTCTTTTAATCACTTCATTGAAATGCCAAGGGTAGAAAAAGATTTTAAGTATTACTTAAATTTAGAAATTGATAATGGAGATTATGAGTTAAAAGAAGATATAGAGGGAGATCTACGAATAGTAGATTTTGAAATAAAAGTAAAAGCAATGGGTAGGGTATACGATGAATTAGAAAAACAAGTTATAGTAGATGCTTATTCTACAAGTAAAAAGATAAATATAGAAAAAAAGGAAATATATTTGTTGCAAAGTTTACAAGATTTTATAATAAAAGAGAATATTAGTACTGAAATTAAGGATATAGATTTTGAAGAAATATACAGTGTTGAAAGTACTCCAGTTCTTGTTGACAATAGGTATATGGATGAAAAAATTATTATAGAAGGATTCCTGTCTACAAATATTGTATATCTAGAGAAAAATTCTAAGGATATTAAAACTACCCAAGAAGAAATACCATTTAAATTCTATGTAGACGGAACAGGTGATTTAGATACCGAAATAAATATAGATGTAGAATGCATTCTTGAAAATCTTAGATATAATCTGAAAGATGGAGAATTAAAAATAGAAGGAAATTTAAAAAACTATGTTCAAGTTACTAGTAAGAAAAAGATAAATATTATCCAAGAAATAGAATCAACTGATGAATTAATAAATAAGAAAAAGAGATCTAGTATTACTGTGTACATTGTTCAAAAAGAAGATATACTATGGGACATAGCCAAAAGATATAATACTACTGTAGAAGAAATAGTACTTTCAAACAATTTATCTTCACCAGACAATCTTATGCCAGGAGAAAAGATAATAATAGAAAAACATGTAGATATGAAATTCTAAGGGAGATTTAAATCTACATGTTAGTTTTCAATGATAGACCTATTATTTTATGGTATAATATAACTGTTCTAAAATTAATAAAGGAGATAAGGTATGACGGAGATGAAACTAGATGCTTATGGTAAGATTAATCTATCTTTAGATGTACTTTCAAAAAGACAAGATGGTTACCATAATATCAGTACTATAATGCAACAAATAGATTTAAAAGATACTATTATACTCAGGGAAATAGGGGAAGGGATAGTAATAGAATCGGATCATCCTAAAGTACCCTTAGACTCAACTAATTTAGTTTATAAGACGGCTGAATTGATAAAAGAAAAATATAATATAGATAAAGGAATTTATATCAAAATCCAAAAGAATATTCCTATAGCTTCTGGGCTAGCAGGAGGAAGTACAGATGCTGCTATGATTTTCAAAGGATTAAATAAGCTTTGGGATTTAAATCTTTCAGAGAGAGAATTAATGGATATGGGTGTGAAAATAGGGGCAGATATACCTTTTTGTATTATGGGGGGAACAGCTCAAGCAGAAGGTATAGGGGAAAAACTAAAAAAGCTACCTAGTTTTTCAGATAAATTAATTTTATTAGCCAATCCTGGCCTTCCAGTATCTACTGTAAAGGTATATGAAAGTCTTCAATTAGATAAAATTAATAAAAGGCCGGATATAGGAAAGTTAATTAAAAATATGGAGGAAGACGATATTTATTCATTAAGCAAAAATATGGCTAATGTTTTAGAAGAAGTTACCTTAAGAAAATATGAAATAATAGATAGATTGAAGAAGATAATGATTAAAAATGGGGCTTTAGGTAGCTTAATGAGTGGTAGCGGGCCTACTGTTTTTGGAATTTTTGATAGTGAAAAGGCTTTATATAATTGTAAGAAGGATTTAGAGAAAATGATTAAAAATGTCTATGTGACGAAAACAATTTAATAATATTGAATAAAATTTCCACTTCCGGTAGATTATAATATTAAAACTATGGGGAAGTGGAAATTTTGTTTTTTAAATATAAGCATTTTTCTCAAACTATCATTGATATGAATGTGGTAGCTATTTCTATAGTTGTATCATTAATAGTTTATTTTATAGATTTGCCAAGACTTAAAAAAGAAGGGCTCGTAAAAGATGCTAAAATTGCGAAGAGTATATTTATCATATATTTAGTTGTACCACCAGTAATATATGTAGTATTAAAATTTATTTAGGAGAATTCTATGAGTATAAGTAAAGATTTAGAGAAGAATACCCAATTATTAAAGGATATTTTTAAAGACTGTAGCGATATAGTTTTTAGAAATTTTCATATAGGAAAGGATGGAGAAGTAGCTTTATTATTTGTTTATGTAGATGGGCTTATAGATAAGGCAGTTTTAAGTGAATCCGTTTTAGGATCCTTATCCGACGAGAAAGATATAGAAATGCCAATAGGTGAAAATTTAAAATCTCATATTTTTAGTATAATTGCCAATGAAGGCATTTCCTTATCAGAAATAAATGAAGAAGAGGAAATGGAAAAAGTAATAGATGCTATTTTATCTGGAGAAACAGCTCTATTAATAAATGGTATAGAAAAGGCTATAATTCTTTCTACTAGGGGATGGAATACAAGAAGTGTCGATGAACCAGAAACGGAAACTGTAGTTCGAGGGCCTAGAGAAGGCTTTACTGAGACTTTAAGAATCAATACTAGTTTAGTTAGGAGAAGAATAAAAGATCCAAAATTAAAGCTAAAGGTAGTGGAAATTGGTAGAAGATCAAAAACTAGTGTAGGGATTATGTACATAGAAGATATAGTACAAGAAGGATTAGTAGAGGAGGTAAACAATAGACTTGATAAAGTAGATATAGATGCAATATTAGACAGTACTATGCTAGAAAATCTTATTGAAGATAATTATCTTTCACCTTTTCCCCAAATAGAAAATACAGAGAGGCCAGATTCAGTAGCTGCTAGTTTATGTGAAGGTAGAGTAGCTTTATTAGTAGATAATAGTCCTTTTGCTTTAATAATGCCAGCAACTATAGGAACTTTAATGCAGTCATCAGAGGATTATTATTCTCGATGGGCCATTACATCTACTGTAAGGTTAATTAGATACATAGCTGCTTTCATAGCATTATTTGCCCCAGCATTATATATAGCAATAACTTCCTTTCATCCAGGGCTGTTGCCTACTCGTTTGGCTTATTATGTAGCTGCTACTAGAGTTAATGTTCCTTTTCCAGCTTTTTTGGAAGCCTTCTTAATGGAATTGACAATAGAGTTACTAAGAGAATCTGGGACTAGAATAGCAGGACCTATTGGTACCACAATAGGAATAGTTGGCGGTCTTATTATAGGGCAGGCTGCTGTAGATGCAGGTATAGTCAGTCCTTTAATGATTATTATAGTGGCAGTTACCACTATTGCTTCTTTTACATTGCCAAGTTATGATTTGGCTACAGGATTAAGATTATATAGATTTATTCTAATGGCTTGTGCTGGGATTTTAGGCCTTTACGGGATAATGCTTGGATTTTTAGTTATG
This region of Tissierellales bacterium genomic DNA includes:
- a CDS encoding L,D-transpeptidase family protein; the encoded protein is MKKKLTILIVAILILGSASIIKSIESDRKSNEKIVKVDEDGAEKTDIDSKSQLESKWEMSPKDDVDKNQVNRDKNPRVLEGRYIGEALDRVNDKGEINIYSEKDNNSQVIHILKDYDKVVLLETLPYGWFKVKLENGRVGYVDARYIRAKEIPPHDYDKDSEEWVIVFSDENQSVDIYKKGELVEKSLASGGTWDSFTPKGVFEIESGRRGEWFFAERFMQGGKYWVGFRDSYLFHSLPCNEDQIIIKEEANKLGQPASHGCIRLPEKIAKYIYDNVPDGSLVIIE
- a CDS encoding SPOCS domain-containing protein gives rise to the protein MAIKLVKDILKVNEVKGRERVETLVETDMYLNRTKPEIEEILWTDGKAEIMNVKIFQNKVLISGIIRLNTIYKSKEDTFRIYSAETTKDFSEEVEIEGINEDMSSEVKVNLEYIENELVDERKILLQALVNIDVKIEFTNSIEIAKSIEGEEGLQVLEENVNYKETLASNESSVLVKEAFELESHMPDIEDVLKLQFQVFEEESKIVEDGLMVAGIVKSTFIYLGGEKLNSIEEEMSFNHFIEMPRVEKDFKYYLNLEIDNGDYELKEDIEGDLRIVDFEIKVKAMGRVYDELEKQVIVDAYSTSKKINIEKKEIYLLQSLQDFIIKENISTEIKDIDFEEIYSVESTPVLVDNRYMDEKIIIEGFLSTNIVYLEKNSKDIKTTQEEIPFKFYVDGTGDLDTEINIDVECILENLRYNLKDGELKIEGNLKNYVQVTSKKKINIIQEIESTDELINKKKRSSITVYIVQKEDILWDIAKRYNTTVEEIVLSNNLSSPDNLMPGEKIIIEKHVDMKF
- the ispE gene encoding 4-(cytidine 5'-diphospho)-2-C-methyl-D-erythritol kinase, giving the protein MTEMKLDAYGKINLSLDVLSKRQDGYHNISTIMQQIDLKDTIILREIGEGIVIESDHPKVPLDSTNLVYKTAELIKEKYNIDKGIYIKIQKNIPIASGLAGGSTDAAMIFKGLNKLWDLNLSERELMDMGVKIGADIPFCIMGGTAQAEGIGEKLKKLPSFSDKLILLANPGLPVSTVKVYESLQLDKINKRPDIGKLIKNMEEDDIYSLSKNMANVLEEVTLRKYEIIDRLKKIMIKNGALGSLMSGSGPTVFGIFDSEKALYNCKKDLEKMIKNVYVTKTI
- a CDS encoding CLC_0170 family protein, which gives rise to MFFKYKHFSQTIIDMNVVAISIVVSLIVYFIDLPRLKKEGLVKDAKIAKSIFIIYLVVPPVIYVVLKFI
- a CDS encoding spore germination protein, with the protein product MSISKDLEKNTQLLKDIFKDCSDIVFRNFHIGKDGEVALLFVYVDGLIDKAVLSESVLGSLSDEKDIEMPIGENLKSHIFSIIANEGISLSEINEEEEMEKVIDAILSGETALLINGIEKAIILSTRGWNTRSVDEPETETVVRGPREGFTETLRINTSLVRRRIKDPKLKLKVVEIGRRSKTSVGIMYIEDIVQEGLVEEVNNRLDKVDIDAILDSTMLENLIEDNYLSPFPQIENTERPDSVAASLCEGRVALLVDNSPFALIMPATIGTLMQSSEDYYSRWAITSTVRLIRYIAAFIALFAPALYIAITSFHPGLLPTRLAYYVAATRVNVPFPAFLEAFLMELTIELLRESGTRIAGPIGTTIGIVGGLIIGQAAVDAGIVSPLMIIIVAVTTIASFTLPSYDLATGLRLYRFILMACAGILGLYGIMLGFLVMLTHLVKLNSFGIPFTSPYSGLGLEEGDLRDTIIKAPIQDLKKRPAFTFPKNKRRLR